From Gopherus evgoodei ecotype Sinaloan lineage chromosome 15, rGopEvg1_v1.p, whole genome shotgun sequence, one genomic window encodes:
- the CARD14 gene encoding caspase recruitment domain-containing protein 14 isoform X5 — protein sequence MAVSCQADTELRDLDEEQLWEILESHRYRIVRSTCPNRLTPYLRQAKVLDQLDEEEVLHGPQFTNSAMRVGHMLDLLKTRGKNGALAFLESLKLHNPDTYTLITGLEPSIDLSNFSGLIETSKLTECLAKAVNSLQEELTQEKHQKVSLLHHCRQLKDHVSQLEAQNKCLRGIEAEHNRMKREVSSHFHEVLKLKDEMYNLSMHYTNALQEKDLAITRSQGLQEELYLMKQELQRARVESYCERERSLRMPSDLQPQADELLQLREENEKLQSLVVLETFSLVQKDILEQNLDEALEGKQELLDRIHSLREQAVIAENQRKKYWEEKEHTLIECHKMKVDCEIYKEKISALQGQVAELQKERDQAYGARDTAQLEISQNLLEKDSLRRKVFELTDQICELRKQASQQQAELGSRVHGVKGEGLACLEPEEQWPKRKQRLVRMHTLCPGDKSQGSLSVSELCSDFSVRTSHELPESFRSCSPIPPCKLSLQRRATQECLESSLSTSSSQEFLEVDFNHIAGERAESSDLEYEKVEKDEGNARPLALDERYVTLPADFCPPLGRAQCPPGAWNKAGTPIRRRPARRILSRITTIAFHGNALLEQISIIGGNQTGIFIHGVTPGSVADEMSLSPGSQIMVVDYEVTDPAFKAILEDATLEEALWVLKRVNGFCCLSVRMNVEGYKRLVTDLENKVVTSGDSFYIRANLALEGKAAGELPVQCSDILHVTDTVFQGKSQWSACQVNPYSMKDMDAGIVPNHYQAQRRLIGLIQDMAQQTTSARKVSGGQPKLVRIISTDKSKINPLWSSIDCNVYDPNQADACPQICLQAGSCFTLMPYTLVRPHKLAQLCPVLFVPTLLGKILSDKLCLSKGFEKCPSGLLCEAECTTQKGTLVRGKRELDSHCCVTRQVLQLLLEKDVHSLLDMGLECVRALHAAGIYPILLLVSISEKSAKKLKKALQRLGATEEQLLDCVRREEAQLEKVPCLYGTVAPDTWSDLDTLVGAVRAAVANEQKKIVWLEQDLH from the exons ATGGCAGTCTCTTGCCAGGCAGACACGGAGCTCCGGGACCTGGATGAGGAGCAGCTCTGGGAGATTCTGGAGAGCCATCGCTACCGGATTGTGCGCAGCACCTGCCCAAACCGGCTTACCCCCTACCTGCGCCAGGCCAAGGTCCTGGACCAGCTGGATGAGGAGGAGGTTCTGCATGGCCCCCAGTTCACCAACAGCGCCATGAGAGTGG GTCACATGTTGGATCTTCTGAAAACCCGGGGGAAGAATGGAGCCCTGGCCTTCCTGGAAAGCCTGAAACTTCACAACCCCGACACCTACACCCTGATAACTGGCCTGGAACCCTCCATTGATCTCAGCAACTTCAGTG GCCTGATCGAGACGTCCAAGCTGACCGAGTGCCTGGCGAAGGCCGTGAACAGTttgcaggaggagctgacccaggaGAAGCACCAGAAGGTGTCTCTGCTGCACCACTGCCGCCAGCTGAAAGACCACGTGTCCCAGCTGGAGGCCCAGAACAAGTGTCTGCGGGGCATCGAGGCCGAGCATAACCGCATGAAGAGGGAGGTCAGCTCCCATTTCCACGAGGTGCTGAAGCTGAAGGATGAAATGTACAACCTGTCCATGCACTACACCAACGCCCTGCAGGAGAAAGACCTGGCCATCACGCGGAGCCAGGGCCTGCAAGAGGAG CTGTATCTGATGAAGCAGGAACTGCAGCGAGCCAGGGTGGAGTCCTACTGTGAGAGGGAGAGGTCCCTGCGCATGCCCAGTGATCTGCAGCCACAGGCGGATGAGCTGCTGCAACTGAGGGAGGAAAATGAGAAGCTCCAGTCACTGGTGGTGCTGGAGACTTTCAGCCTG GTGCAGAAGGATATCCTGGAGCAGAACCTGGATGAGGCTCTGGAGGGCAAACAGGAGCTCCTTGATCGAATCCACTCACTGAGGGAGCAGGCAGTGATCGCTGAGAATCAGCGCAAGAAG tattgggaggagaaggagcacaCTCTGATTGAGTGTCACAAAATGAAGGTGGATTGTGAGATCTACAAGGAGAAAATCAGTGCCTTGCAAGGGCAAGTGGCCGAGCTGCAGAAGGAGCGAGATCAG GCATACGGCGCGAGGGACACGGCCCAACTGGAGATCTCCCAGAACCTGCTGGAGAAGGATTCCCTCCGCAGGAAAGTGTTTGAGCTGACGGACCAGATCTGTGAGCTGAGGAAGCAGGCCAGtcagcagcaggcagagctcGGCAGCAGGGTGCACGGG GTGAAGGGGGAAGGTCTCGCTTGCCTGGAGCCTGAGGAGCAGTGGCCAAAGAGGAAACAGCGGCTGGTGCGCATGCACACCCTCTGCCCCGGGGACAAGAGCCAGGGCAGCCTCAGTGTGTCCGAG ctgtgcTCAGATTTCAGCGTGAGGACGAGCCACGAGCTGCCAGAGAGCTTCCGGTCGTGCAGCCCCATCCCGCCCTGTAAGCTCTCCCTGCAGAGGAGAGCCACACAGGAGTGCCTAGAGAGCTCCCTCTCCACGAG cagctcccaggagTTCCTGGAGGTGGATTTCAATCACATtgcaggggagagggcagagtcATCTGACTTGGAGTATGAGAAGGTGGAGAAGGATG AGGGCAATGCCCGGCCGCTCGCCTTAGATGAGAGGTACGTCACGCTGCCCGCGGATTTCTGCCCCCCATTAGGGAGGGCTCAGTGCCCTCCCGGAGCCTGGAATAAAGCAGG CACGCCCATTCGCCGGCGGCCTGCACGGCGGATCTTGAGCCGCATCACCACCATTGCCTTCCATGGCAATGCCCTGCTGGAGCAGATCAGCATCATCGGGGGCAACCAGACGGGCATCTTCATTCACGGGGTCACTCCTGGCTCAGTTGCCGACGAGATGTCTCTGTCCCCAGGCAGTCAGATCATGGTG GTGGATTATGAAGTCACAGACCCAGCATTCAAGGCCATCCTGGAAGATGCAACCCTGGAGGAGGCACTTTGGGTCCTGAAGAGGGTGAATGGCTTCTGCTGCCTGTCTGTCAGAATGAACGTGGAGG GTTACAAGAGGCTGGTGACTGACCTAGAGAACAAGGTGGTGACCTCGGGTGATTCGTTCTACATCCGGGCTAACCTGGCCCTGGAAGGGAAGGCAGCGGGGGAGCTGCCGGTGCAGTGCAGTGACATCCTCCACGTCACAGACACCGTGTTCCAGGGCAAGAGCCAGTGGAGTGCCTGCCAGGTGAATCCCTACAGCATGAAGGACATGGATGCAGGCATCGTCCCCAACCACTACCA GGCTCAGCGACGGCTCATCGGCCTTATCCAGGACATGGCCCAGCAGACCACATCTGCTCGTAAG gtttcaggggggcagCCAAAGCTGGTGCGGATCATCAGCACAGACAAGAGCAAGATCAACCCTCTGTGGTCGTCCATCGACTGTAACGTCTACGATCCCAACCAGGCGGACG cctgcccccagatctgcctgcaggcagggagctgcttcACGCTGATGCCGTAcacgctggtgagaccccacaaGCTGGCCCAGCTGTGCCCTGTTCTCTTTGTGCCCACGCTGCTGGGGAAGATCCTGAGCGACAAGCTGTGCCTCTCCAAGGGCTTTGAAAAATGCCCGTCAG GACTCTTGTGTGAGGCCGAATGCACAACCCAGAAAGGAACTTTGGTCCGGGGAAAGAGGGAGCTGGACAGTCACTGCTGTGTCACACGCCAAGTgcttcagctgctgctggagaag GACGTGCACAGCCTGCTGGACATGGGACTGGAGTGCGTGCGAGCCCTGCACGCCGCGGGGATCtatcccatcctcctcctcgtTTCCATCAGCGAGAAGAGTGCCAAGAAGCTCAA GAAGGCACTGCAGCGCCTCGGAGCGACAGAGGAGCAGCTTCTGGACTGTGTGCGGAGAGAGGAGGCCCAGCTGGAGAAAGTGCCCTGCCTGTACGGCACCGTCGCCCCCGACACCTGGAGCGACCTGGACACACTTGTCGGTGCCGTGCGAGCAGCCGTCGCCAATGAGCAGAAGAAGATTGTGTGGCTAGAGCAAGATCTTCACTGA
- the CARD14 gene encoding caspase recruitment domain-containing protein 14 isoform X1, translating to MGLGLGPCPPPWFVYIGMSMQLALIIARRISRAVQPVHVRITSPAAGRQLPLGWNMVAARHCRAAVHHFLSGPAMAVSCQADTELRDLDEEQLWEILESHRYRIVRSTCPNRLTPYLRQAKVLDQLDEEEVLHGPQFTNSAMRVGHMLDLLKTRGKNGALAFLESLKLHNPDTYTLITGLEPSIDLSNFSGLIETSKLTECLAKAVNSLQEELTQEKHQKVSLLHHCRQLKDHVSQLEAQNKCLRGIEAEHNRMKREVSSHFHEVLKLKDEMYNLSMHYTNALQEKDLAITRSQGLQEELYLMKQELQRARVESYCERERSLRMPSDLQPQADELLQLREENEKLQSLVVLETFSLVQKDILEQNLDEALEGKQELLDRIHSLREQAVIAENQRKKYWEEKEHTLIECHKMKVDCEIYKEKISALQGQVAELQKERDQAYGARDTAQLEISQNLLEKDSLRRKVFELTDQICELRKQASQQQAELGSRVHGVKGEGLACLEPEEQWPKRKQRLVRMHTLCPGDKSQGSLSVSELCSDFSVRTSHELPESFRSCSPIPPCKLSLQRRATQECLESSLSTSSSQEFLEVDFNHIAGERAESSDLEYEKVEKDEGNARPLALDERYVTLPADFCPPLGRAQCPPGAWNKAGTPIRRRPARRILSRITTIAFHGNALLEQISIIGGNQTGIFIHGVTPGSVADEMSLSPGSQIMVVDYEVTDPAFKAILEDATLEEALWVLKRVNGFCCLSVRMNVEGYKRLVTDLENKVVTSGDSFYIRANLALEGKAAGELPVQCSDILHVTDTVFQGKSQWSACQVNPYSMKDMDAGIVPNHYQAQRRLIGLIQDMAQQTTSARKVSGGQPKLVRIISTDKSKINPLWSSIDCNVYDPNQADACPQICLQAGSCFTLMPYTLVRPHKLAQLCPVLFVPTLLGKILSDKLCLSKGFEKCPSGLLCEAECTTQKGTLVRGKRELDSHCCVTRQVLQLLLEKDVHSLLDMGLECVRALHAAGIYPILLLVSISEKSAKKLKKALQRLGATEEQLLDCVRREEAQLEKVPCLYGTVAPDTWSDLDTLVGAVRAAVANEQKKIVWLEQDLH from the exons atggggctgggactgggaccGTGCCCTCCTCCCTGGTTTGTATATATAGGGATGAGCATGCAGTTGGCTCTGATCATAGCAAGGAGGATATCCAGAGCTGTGCAGCCTGTGCATGTCAGAATCACTTCacctgctgctggcaggcagctgcctctggggtggaacatggtaGCTGCTAGACACTGCAGAGCAGCAGTGCATCACTTCCTGTCAG GCCCTGCTATGGCAGTCTCTTGCCAGGCAGACACGGAGCTCCGGGACCTGGATGAGGAGCAGCTCTGGGAGATTCTGGAGAGCCATCGCTACCGGATTGTGCGCAGCACCTGCCCAAACCGGCTTACCCCCTACCTGCGCCAGGCCAAGGTCCTGGACCAGCTGGATGAGGAGGAGGTTCTGCATGGCCCCCAGTTCACCAACAGCGCCATGAGAGTGG GTCACATGTTGGATCTTCTGAAAACCCGGGGGAAGAATGGAGCCCTGGCCTTCCTGGAAAGCCTGAAACTTCACAACCCCGACACCTACACCCTGATAACTGGCCTGGAACCCTCCATTGATCTCAGCAACTTCAGTG GCCTGATCGAGACGTCCAAGCTGACCGAGTGCCTGGCGAAGGCCGTGAACAGTttgcaggaggagctgacccaggaGAAGCACCAGAAGGTGTCTCTGCTGCACCACTGCCGCCAGCTGAAAGACCACGTGTCCCAGCTGGAGGCCCAGAACAAGTGTCTGCGGGGCATCGAGGCCGAGCATAACCGCATGAAGAGGGAGGTCAGCTCCCATTTCCACGAGGTGCTGAAGCTGAAGGATGAAATGTACAACCTGTCCATGCACTACACCAACGCCCTGCAGGAGAAAGACCTGGCCATCACGCGGAGCCAGGGCCTGCAAGAGGAG CTGTATCTGATGAAGCAGGAACTGCAGCGAGCCAGGGTGGAGTCCTACTGTGAGAGGGAGAGGTCCCTGCGCATGCCCAGTGATCTGCAGCCACAGGCGGATGAGCTGCTGCAACTGAGGGAGGAAAATGAGAAGCTCCAGTCACTGGTGGTGCTGGAGACTTTCAGCCTG GTGCAGAAGGATATCCTGGAGCAGAACCTGGATGAGGCTCTGGAGGGCAAACAGGAGCTCCTTGATCGAATCCACTCACTGAGGGAGCAGGCAGTGATCGCTGAGAATCAGCGCAAGAAG tattgggaggagaaggagcacaCTCTGATTGAGTGTCACAAAATGAAGGTGGATTGTGAGATCTACAAGGAGAAAATCAGTGCCTTGCAAGGGCAAGTGGCCGAGCTGCAGAAGGAGCGAGATCAG GCATACGGCGCGAGGGACACGGCCCAACTGGAGATCTCCCAGAACCTGCTGGAGAAGGATTCCCTCCGCAGGAAAGTGTTTGAGCTGACGGACCAGATCTGTGAGCTGAGGAAGCAGGCCAGtcagcagcaggcagagctcGGCAGCAGGGTGCACGGG GTGAAGGGGGAAGGTCTCGCTTGCCTGGAGCCTGAGGAGCAGTGGCCAAAGAGGAAACAGCGGCTGGTGCGCATGCACACCCTCTGCCCCGGGGACAAGAGCCAGGGCAGCCTCAGTGTGTCCGAG ctgtgcTCAGATTTCAGCGTGAGGACGAGCCACGAGCTGCCAGAGAGCTTCCGGTCGTGCAGCCCCATCCCGCCCTGTAAGCTCTCCCTGCAGAGGAGAGCCACACAGGAGTGCCTAGAGAGCTCCCTCTCCACGAG cagctcccaggagTTCCTGGAGGTGGATTTCAATCACATtgcaggggagagggcagagtcATCTGACTTGGAGTATGAGAAGGTGGAGAAGGATG AGGGCAATGCCCGGCCGCTCGCCTTAGATGAGAGGTACGTCACGCTGCCCGCGGATTTCTGCCCCCCATTAGGGAGGGCTCAGTGCCCTCCCGGAGCCTGGAATAAAGCAGG CACGCCCATTCGCCGGCGGCCTGCACGGCGGATCTTGAGCCGCATCACCACCATTGCCTTCCATGGCAATGCCCTGCTGGAGCAGATCAGCATCATCGGGGGCAACCAGACGGGCATCTTCATTCACGGGGTCACTCCTGGCTCAGTTGCCGACGAGATGTCTCTGTCCCCAGGCAGTCAGATCATGGTG GTGGATTATGAAGTCACAGACCCAGCATTCAAGGCCATCCTGGAAGATGCAACCCTGGAGGAGGCACTTTGGGTCCTGAAGAGGGTGAATGGCTTCTGCTGCCTGTCTGTCAGAATGAACGTGGAGG GTTACAAGAGGCTGGTGACTGACCTAGAGAACAAGGTGGTGACCTCGGGTGATTCGTTCTACATCCGGGCTAACCTGGCCCTGGAAGGGAAGGCAGCGGGGGAGCTGCCGGTGCAGTGCAGTGACATCCTCCACGTCACAGACACCGTGTTCCAGGGCAAGAGCCAGTGGAGTGCCTGCCAGGTGAATCCCTACAGCATGAAGGACATGGATGCAGGCATCGTCCCCAACCACTACCA GGCTCAGCGACGGCTCATCGGCCTTATCCAGGACATGGCCCAGCAGACCACATCTGCTCGTAAG gtttcaggggggcagCCAAAGCTGGTGCGGATCATCAGCACAGACAAGAGCAAGATCAACCCTCTGTGGTCGTCCATCGACTGTAACGTCTACGATCCCAACCAGGCGGACG cctgcccccagatctgcctgcaggcagggagctgcttcACGCTGATGCCGTAcacgctggtgagaccccacaaGCTGGCCCAGCTGTGCCCTGTTCTCTTTGTGCCCACGCTGCTGGGGAAGATCCTGAGCGACAAGCTGTGCCTCTCCAAGGGCTTTGAAAAATGCCCGTCAG GACTCTTGTGTGAGGCCGAATGCACAACCCAGAAAGGAACTTTGGTCCGGGGAAAGAGGGAGCTGGACAGTCACTGCTGTGTCACACGCCAAGTgcttcagctgctgctggagaag GACGTGCACAGCCTGCTGGACATGGGACTGGAGTGCGTGCGAGCCCTGCACGCCGCGGGGATCtatcccatcctcctcctcgtTTCCATCAGCGAGAAGAGTGCCAAGAAGCTCAA GAAGGCACTGCAGCGCCTCGGAGCGACAGAGGAGCAGCTTCTGGACTGTGTGCGGAGAGAGGAGGCCCAGCTGGAGAAAGTGCCCTGCCTGTACGGCACCGTCGCCCCCGACACCTGGAGCGACCTGGACACACTTGTCGGTGCCGTGCGAGCAGCCGTCGCCAATGAGCAGAAGAAGATTGTGTGGCTAGAGCAAGATCTTCACTGA
- the CARD14 gene encoding caspase recruitment domain-containing protein 14 isoform X3 — protein sequence MEWAVSAALVQSRELTHRGILGSKAQRMLRSDGPAMAVSCQADTELRDLDEEQLWEILESHRYRIVRSTCPNRLTPYLRQAKVLDQLDEEEVLHGPQFTNSAMRVGHMLDLLKTRGKNGALAFLESLKLHNPDTYTLITGLEPSIDLSNFSGLIETSKLTECLAKAVNSLQEELTQEKHQKVSLLHHCRQLKDHVSQLEAQNKCLRGIEAEHNRMKREVSSHFHEVLKLKDEMYNLSMHYTNALQEKDLAITRSQGLQEELYLMKQELQRARVESYCERERSLRMPSDLQPQADELLQLREENEKLQSLVVLETFSLVQKDILEQNLDEALEGKQELLDRIHSLREQAVIAENQRKKYWEEKEHTLIECHKMKVDCEIYKEKISALQGQVAELQKERDQAYGARDTAQLEISQNLLEKDSLRRKVFELTDQICELRKQASQQQAELGSRVHGVKGEGLACLEPEEQWPKRKQRLVRMHTLCPGDKSQGSLSVSELCSDFSVRTSHELPESFRSCSPIPPCKLSLQRRATQECLESSLSTSSSQEFLEVDFNHIAGERAESSDLEYEKVEKDEGNARPLALDERYVTLPADFCPPLGRAQCPPGAWNKAGTPIRRRPARRILSRITTIAFHGNALLEQISIIGGNQTGIFIHGVTPGSVADEMSLSPGSQIMVVDYEVTDPAFKAILEDATLEEALWVLKRVNGFCCLSVRMNVEGYKRLVTDLENKVVTSGDSFYIRANLALEGKAAGELPVQCSDILHVTDTVFQGKSQWSACQVNPYSMKDMDAGIVPNHYQAQRRLIGLIQDMAQQTTSARKVSGGQPKLVRIISTDKSKINPLWSSIDCNVYDPNQADACPQICLQAGSCFTLMPYTLVRPHKLAQLCPVLFVPTLLGKILSDKLCLSKGFEKCPSGLLCEAECTTQKGTLVRGKRELDSHCCVTRQVLQLLLEKDVHSLLDMGLECVRALHAAGIYPILLLVSISEKSAKKLKKALQRLGATEEQLLDCVRREEAQLEKVPCLYGTVAPDTWSDLDTLVGAVRAAVANEQKKIVWLEQDLH from the exons ATGGAATGGGCTGTTTCTGCAGCGCTTGTCCAGTCCAGAGAGCTGACACACAGAGGGATATTAGGATCCAAAGCCCAGAGGATGCTTCGCTCTGACG GCCCTGCTATGGCAGTCTCTTGCCAGGCAGACACGGAGCTCCGGGACCTGGATGAGGAGCAGCTCTGGGAGATTCTGGAGAGCCATCGCTACCGGATTGTGCGCAGCACCTGCCCAAACCGGCTTACCCCCTACCTGCGCCAGGCCAAGGTCCTGGACCAGCTGGATGAGGAGGAGGTTCTGCATGGCCCCCAGTTCACCAACAGCGCCATGAGAGTGG GTCACATGTTGGATCTTCTGAAAACCCGGGGGAAGAATGGAGCCCTGGCCTTCCTGGAAAGCCTGAAACTTCACAACCCCGACACCTACACCCTGATAACTGGCCTGGAACCCTCCATTGATCTCAGCAACTTCAGTG GCCTGATCGAGACGTCCAAGCTGACCGAGTGCCTGGCGAAGGCCGTGAACAGTttgcaggaggagctgacccaggaGAAGCACCAGAAGGTGTCTCTGCTGCACCACTGCCGCCAGCTGAAAGACCACGTGTCCCAGCTGGAGGCCCAGAACAAGTGTCTGCGGGGCATCGAGGCCGAGCATAACCGCATGAAGAGGGAGGTCAGCTCCCATTTCCACGAGGTGCTGAAGCTGAAGGATGAAATGTACAACCTGTCCATGCACTACACCAACGCCCTGCAGGAGAAAGACCTGGCCATCACGCGGAGCCAGGGCCTGCAAGAGGAG CTGTATCTGATGAAGCAGGAACTGCAGCGAGCCAGGGTGGAGTCCTACTGTGAGAGGGAGAGGTCCCTGCGCATGCCCAGTGATCTGCAGCCACAGGCGGATGAGCTGCTGCAACTGAGGGAGGAAAATGAGAAGCTCCAGTCACTGGTGGTGCTGGAGACTTTCAGCCTG GTGCAGAAGGATATCCTGGAGCAGAACCTGGATGAGGCTCTGGAGGGCAAACAGGAGCTCCTTGATCGAATCCACTCACTGAGGGAGCAGGCAGTGATCGCTGAGAATCAGCGCAAGAAG tattgggaggagaaggagcacaCTCTGATTGAGTGTCACAAAATGAAGGTGGATTGTGAGATCTACAAGGAGAAAATCAGTGCCTTGCAAGGGCAAGTGGCCGAGCTGCAGAAGGAGCGAGATCAG GCATACGGCGCGAGGGACACGGCCCAACTGGAGATCTCCCAGAACCTGCTGGAGAAGGATTCCCTCCGCAGGAAAGTGTTTGAGCTGACGGACCAGATCTGTGAGCTGAGGAAGCAGGCCAGtcagcagcaggcagagctcGGCAGCAGGGTGCACGGG GTGAAGGGGGAAGGTCTCGCTTGCCTGGAGCCTGAGGAGCAGTGGCCAAAGAGGAAACAGCGGCTGGTGCGCATGCACACCCTCTGCCCCGGGGACAAGAGCCAGGGCAGCCTCAGTGTGTCCGAG ctgtgcTCAGATTTCAGCGTGAGGACGAGCCACGAGCTGCCAGAGAGCTTCCGGTCGTGCAGCCCCATCCCGCCCTGTAAGCTCTCCCTGCAGAGGAGAGCCACACAGGAGTGCCTAGAGAGCTCCCTCTCCACGAG cagctcccaggagTTCCTGGAGGTGGATTTCAATCACATtgcaggggagagggcagagtcATCTGACTTGGAGTATGAGAAGGTGGAGAAGGATG AGGGCAATGCCCGGCCGCTCGCCTTAGATGAGAGGTACGTCACGCTGCCCGCGGATTTCTGCCCCCCATTAGGGAGGGCTCAGTGCCCTCCCGGAGCCTGGAATAAAGCAGG CACGCCCATTCGCCGGCGGCCTGCACGGCGGATCTTGAGCCGCATCACCACCATTGCCTTCCATGGCAATGCCCTGCTGGAGCAGATCAGCATCATCGGGGGCAACCAGACGGGCATCTTCATTCACGGGGTCACTCCTGGCTCAGTTGCCGACGAGATGTCTCTGTCCCCAGGCAGTCAGATCATGGTG GTGGATTATGAAGTCACAGACCCAGCATTCAAGGCCATCCTGGAAGATGCAACCCTGGAGGAGGCACTTTGGGTCCTGAAGAGGGTGAATGGCTTCTGCTGCCTGTCTGTCAGAATGAACGTGGAGG GTTACAAGAGGCTGGTGACTGACCTAGAGAACAAGGTGGTGACCTCGGGTGATTCGTTCTACATCCGGGCTAACCTGGCCCTGGAAGGGAAGGCAGCGGGGGAGCTGCCGGTGCAGTGCAGTGACATCCTCCACGTCACAGACACCGTGTTCCAGGGCAAGAGCCAGTGGAGTGCCTGCCAGGTGAATCCCTACAGCATGAAGGACATGGATGCAGGCATCGTCCCCAACCACTACCA GGCTCAGCGACGGCTCATCGGCCTTATCCAGGACATGGCCCAGCAGACCACATCTGCTCGTAAG gtttcaggggggcagCCAAAGCTGGTGCGGATCATCAGCACAGACAAGAGCAAGATCAACCCTCTGTGGTCGTCCATCGACTGTAACGTCTACGATCCCAACCAGGCGGACG cctgcccccagatctgcctgcaggcagggagctgcttcACGCTGATGCCGTAcacgctggtgagaccccacaaGCTGGCCCAGCTGTGCCCTGTTCTCTTTGTGCCCACGCTGCTGGGGAAGATCCTGAGCGACAAGCTGTGCCTCTCCAAGGGCTTTGAAAAATGCCCGTCAG GACTCTTGTGTGAGGCCGAATGCACAACCCAGAAAGGAACTTTGGTCCGGGGAAAGAGGGAGCTGGACAGTCACTGCTGTGTCACACGCCAAGTgcttcagctgctgctggagaag GACGTGCACAGCCTGCTGGACATGGGACTGGAGTGCGTGCGAGCCCTGCACGCCGCGGGGATCtatcccatcctcctcctcgtTTCCATCAGCGAGAAGAGTGCCAAGAAGCTCAA GAAGGCACTGCAGCGCCTCGGAGCGACAGAGGAGCAGCTTCTGGACTGTGTGCGGAGAGAGGAGGCCCAGCTGGAGAAAGTGCCCTGCCTGTACGGCACCGTCGCCCCCGACACCTGGAGCGACCTGGACACACTTGTCGGTGCCGTGCGAGCAGCCGTCGCCAATGAGCAGAAGAAGATTGTGTGGCTAGAGCAAGATCTTCACTGA